One Streptomyces coeruleorubidus DNA segment encodes these proteins:
- a CDS encoding protease inhibitor has protein sequence MRNTARWAMTLGLTATAVCGPLTGSALATPDQAPTALYAPSALVLTVGHGESAAAATPERAVTLTCAPRPSGTHPVAASACAELRGVGGDIHALTATDGVMCTKQYDPVVVTVDGVWQGKRVSYERTFSNECVKNAYGSGVFAF, from the coding sequence ATGCGGAACACCGCGCGCTGGGCCATGACTCTCGGCTTGACGGCCACCGCCGTCTGCGGACCCCTCACCGGGTCCGCGCTCGCCACTCCGGATCAGGCCCCCACCGCGCTCTACGCCCCGTCGGCCCTCGTTCTCACGGTGGGCCACGGTGAGAGCGCGGCCGCAGCGACTCCGGAACGCGCGGTCACCCTGACCTGTGCCCCGAGGCCCTCCGGCACGCACCCGGTCGCCGCCTCGGCCTGCGCGGAACTGCGTGGTGTCGGCGGCGACATCCACGCCCTGACCGCCACGGACGGCGTGATGTGCACCAAGCAGTACGACCCGGTGGTCGTCACCGTCGACGGTGTCTGGCAGGGCAAGAGGGTCTCGTACGAGCGCACGTTCTCCAACGAGTGCGTGAAGAACGCCTACGGTTCCGGCGTCTTCGCGTTCTGA